A region of the Leptospira ellinghausenii genome:
GATTAGGTCAGACAAGCAAAAACAGTCCAGGGACCAGACATACCACTCATTCCAGCCGAAGAGCCTGCAGACAAACCATTTATCAAGGTTCCAAATACAAAGAGGCCATTTACATTGGTGGTCATAAGCTTTCTCACACCATCAGATCTCACATAATTTGTATTAGGTTTTAATACCCAATCAATTTTATTGGCTGAAAGAAAGTCGGCATTCGGGGCTTTAGACTAATGCTCAAGAGACTGGTTGGCACAATCACTTGGATCTCAATTTAGAATGATTTGTCCATTGATAGGTAACCGATTGAATTTTGTTGCAGGTCGAAAATAGAGTC
Encoded here:
- a CDS encoding DUF1554 domain-containing protein produces the protein MDWVLKPNTNYVRSDGVRKLMTTNVNGLFVFGTLINGLSAGSSAGMSGMSGPWTVFACLT